The proteins below come from a single Juglans regia cultivar Chandler chromosome 12, Walnut 2.0, whole genome shotgun sequence genomic window:
- the LOC109005938 gene encoding uncharacterized protein LOC109005938 isoform X2 — protein MIFSELNDSEMVSLGKNDGEIKPIKTEPNINTPDIQTQVLDSQFSPPSFSDEKFEAEDADELKYLRSTLSFDDTVPIEDAFETQEVNLAGETQVLNIGGETQVLDDPDCIEDMGTQILDDFDTQVASDIEGEGTEETEVLGNDDEQSDDESVRSGNGQSVDSEKIYTSLHDNSNKGFVERLDPLPYKEHSAETHLPTATHVVEGSHKPKAGPLRSGFTSVRVASLRASALEIHTALEGINKGSFYVSSKNRSWEVGEEVAQDHDVGQCYRKIKGLNDEKMYRVGSRTARKLFTEDSHDDYRGLPHNSNDVEREGLPQLPSCDDGLAGLSYVDSQEPAEFSQANALDFVDRFLKDNFRDFEQADHRKKTKGKSNSVPIARGPQSFAKKANDRNMLEEAGIFDWDDSREDEGGGDIFCRMKEKFFDTGGQGRRSFTQPRKPKGSGLDDYRGHEEHLDFSNKRMGLAHSDSKLISQRPKVNENTVQEMKLKKNLVSELDERSNDNPCGEQMDANFTKTGVPEMLDAAFDTQMAAEAMEALFHGEGIGGIANHDANDAHQGIEKYAKDPCRGSLVGTGSVIHSKKTSCRKRVSLSDIGVASQKKSKSMSAKLSKELSISLEKHFDNVRKQSGTELARTNSRGNSIAEESHTANGVSFPGTCTPVAHRTRQSLSVNQVKKAENASGDHREETNSLMEVRTLVEKSNSSTAILPSKVLKEKSSMMGFNKSGEVNSTKTSQRKQLAPKLIANNNDSKIDALSHPRRRSHRNLSGQENGYDNLDGALQPSARPKYIGKSVSKRKRSRGDAESPFNSNMKRKTRSGNASIYGKSGDMDGKITSKDLIGAKVDKRFDRNTDASCPSYTGKPNARLEESPREKCKPSASACTTPTPVNCKTSENAASPVCMGDEYFKLSCKGNLSRLSLLKEIRSLSAAGPEPAAVSKDSRKRRDMSAVRVLYSHHLDEDIMKQQKKILARLGVSIASSITDATHFIADQFVRTRNMLEAIASGKPVVTHLWLESCGQASCFIDEKNYILRDAKKEKEFAFSMPLSLARASQHPLLKGRRVLITPNTKPGKEIISNLVKAVQGQAVERTGRSTLKEDYIPEDLLVLSCEEDYAICAPFLEKGAAVYSSELLLNGIVTQRLEYERHRLFADKVKRTRSTIWIRKDDNQFLPVTKHK, from the exons ATGATCTTCA gtgAATTGAATGATTCAGAAATGGTTTCGCTTGGGAAGAATGATGGTGAAATTAAACCAATCAAGACGGAGCCAAATATCAATACTCCCGATATCCAGACCCAGGTCCTTGACAGCCAATTTTCACCTCCTTCATTTTCTG atgaaaaattCGAAGCTGAGGATGCTGATGAGTTAAAATATCTCCGAAGCACTTTGTCTTTCGACGATACTGTTCCCATTGAAGATGCATTTGAAACCCAAGAAGTGAATCTAGCGGGGGAAACCCAAGTATTGAATATTGGTGGAGAAACCCAAGTGTTGGATGATCCAGATTGTATTGAAGATATGGGCACCCAGATATTAGATGATTTCGATACTCAAGTTGCCAGTGATATTGAAGGTGAAGGAACAGAAGAAACTGAAGTTCTTGGCAACGATGATGAGCAATCTGATGATGAATCAGTAAGAAGTGGCAATGGTCAGTCAGTGGATAGCGAGAAGATTTACACTTCTCTTCACGATAATAGTAATAAGGGATTCGTGGAGCGACTTGATCCTTTACCATATAAAGAGCATAGTGCAG AAACCCATCTTCCAACTGCAACACATGTGGTTGAAGGCAGCCACAAACCAAAAGCTG GACCTCTACGTTCGGGGTTTACTTCAGTGCGTGTAGCATCATTGCGGGCATCTGCTCTGGAAATTCACACTGCTTTAGAGGGAATCAACAAGGGATCCTTTTATGTTTCAAGTAAGAATCGGTCTTGGGAAGTTGGGGAAGAAGTAGCTCAGGATCATGATGTTGGACAATGCTACAGAAAAATAAAGGgattaaatgatgaaaagatgtaTAGGGTTGGTAGTAGAACCGCTAGAAAACTTTTCACTGAGGATTCACATGATGATTACAGAGGACTTCCTCATAACAGCAATGATGTTGAACGAGAAGGGTTACCTCAGTTGCCTTCTTGTGATGATGGATTGGCAGGATTAAGTTATGTGGACTCTCAAGAACCTGCAGAGTTTTCGCAGGCCAATGCACTGGATTTTGTGGACAGGTTCCTGAAAGACAATTTCAGGGACTTTGAACAAGCTGACCATAGAAAGAAAACTAAGGGAAAATCAAATTCCGTCCCAATTGCAAGGGGCCCACAAAGTTTTGCCAAGAAAGCCAATGATAGAAACATGCTTGAAGAAGCAGGGATTTTTGACTGGGATGATAGCCGTGAGGATGAAGGTGGGGGAGATATCTTCTgcagaatgaaagaaaaattctttgatACTGGAGGCCAGGGGAGAAGATCTTTTACCCAACCCCGGAAGCCTAAAGGAAGCGGACTAGATGATTATAGAGGCCATGAAGAGCATTTAGATTTCAGTAATAAAAGAATGGGTTTAGCTCATTCGGATTCAAAATTAATCTCCCAGAGACCAAAAGTGAATGAAAATACAGTGcaagaaatgaaattgaaaaaaaatcttgttaGTGAGTTGGATGAACGGTCTAATGACAATCCCTGTGGAGAACAGATGGATGCTAATTTCACCAAGACAGGTGTGCCAGAAATGTTAGATGCAGCTTTTGATACACAAATGGCTGCTGAAGCTATGGAAGCCTTGTTCCATGGTGAGGGCATCGGGGGCATAGCTAACCATGATGCTAATGATGCCCATCAAGGCATTGAGAAATACGCAAAGGATCCTTGCAGAGGTTCTCTTGTAGGAACAGGCAGTGTAATTCATTCAAAGAAAACCTCTTGTCGTAAGAGGGTAAGCCTTTCTGATATAGGGGTTGCTTCACAAAAGAAATCTAAGAGCATGAGTGCCAAATTAAGTAAAGAATTGTCAATTTCGTTGGAGAAACATTTTGATAATGTCAGGAAGCAGAGTGGAACTGAACTAGCCAGAACAAACTCGAGGGGAAACTCGATTGCTGAAGAGTCCCATACAGCCAATGGGGTTAGCTTCCCTGGTACTTGTACACCTGTTGCTCATCGAACTAGACAGTCATTGAGTGTAAATCAAGTGAAAAAGGCTGAGAATGCATCTGGTGACCATAGGGAAGAGACGAACTCTCTGATGGAGGTACGTACCCTAGTAGAGAAAAGCAATAGTAGTACAGCCATCCTGCCTTCTAAAGTGTTGAAGGAAAAATCATCTATGATGGGTTTTAATAAATCTGGAGAAGTTAACAGCACAAAAACAAGTCAACGTAAGCAATTGGCTCCAAAGTTGATAGCTAATAACAATGATTCTAAAATTGATGCATTGAGCCATCCCAGGAGAAGATCTCATCGAAATTTGTCTGGTCAGGAAAATGGATATGATAACTTAGATGGTGCACTTCAACCATCTGCTCGGCCAAAATACATTGGGAAATCTGTATCCAAGCGCAAAAGGTCAAGGGGTGATGCTGAAAGCCCTTTTAATTCAAACATGAAGAGGAAAACACGATCAGGCAATGCCTCTATCTATGGTAAGTCTGGTGATATGGATGGTAAGATTACATCTAAAGATCTAATTGGGGCAAAGGTCGATAAGCGCTTTGACAGAAATACTGATGCAAGTTGCCCCTCATATACTGGAAAGCCAAATGCTAGGTTGGAAGAATCACCAAGAGAGAAATGTAAACCATCTGCTTCAGCATGTACTACTCCTACTCCAGTTAACTGTAAGACATCTGAGAATGCTGCATCACCTGTTTGTATGGGTGATGAATACTTCAAACTGTCATGCAAGGGGAACCTATCAAGACTTAGCCTTCTGAAAGAAATCCGTAGCTTAAGTGCTGCAGGGCCTGAACCTGCTGCTGTCTCAAAAGATTCAAGGAAGAGGAGAGATATGAGTGCTGTTCGAGTCTTGTACAGCCACCACTTGGATGAGGATATAATGAAGCAGCAGAAGAAG ATTCTGGCTCGACTAGGAGTCTCCATTGCATCTTCTATTACAGATGCCACACACTTCATAGCAGATCAATTTGTGCGAACAAGGAATATGTTGGAGGCTATTGCTTCTGGAAAACCAGTAGTGACACATTTATGGCTTGAGAGCTGTGGACAAGCTAGCTGTTTCATTGATGAGAAAAACTACATATTGAGGGATGCCAAGAAGGAAAAGGAATTTGCCTTTAGCATGCCACTTTCATTGGCACGTGCATCCCAGCATCCACTTCTGAAG GGTCGAAGAGTTTTGATTACCCCAAATACAAAGCCTGGTAAAGAAATCATTTCAAACTTGGTTAAAGCTGTTCAGGGCCAG GCGGTGGAGAGAACTGGCAGATCTACTCTGAAAGAGGATTACATTCCAGAGGATTTGTTGGTTCTATCTTGTGAAGAAGATTATGCAATCTGTGCACCTTTCCTTGAAAAAG GGGCAGCAGTTTACAGTTCAGAGTTGTTATTGAATGGTATAGTCACTCAGAGGTTGGAGTATGAAAG GCATCGCCTCTTTGCAGATAAGGTTAAAAGAACACGTTCTACGATATGGATTAGAAAGGACGACAATCAGTTCCTTCCTGTGACTAAACACAAataa
- the LOC109005938 gene encoding uncharacterized protein LOC109005938 isoform X1, which yields MIFSELNDSEMVSLGKNDGEIKPIKTEPNINTPDIQTQVLDSQFSPPSFSVDEKFEAEDADELKYLRSTLSFDDTVPIEDAFETQEVNLAGETQVLNIGGETQVLDDPDCIEDMGTQILDDFDTQVASDIEGEGTEETEVLGNDDEQSDDESVRSGNGQSVDSEKIYTSLHDNSNKGFVERLDPLPYKEHSAETHLPTATHVVEGSHKPKAGPLRSGFTSVRVASLRASALEIHTALEGINKGSFYVSSKNRSWEVGEEVAQDHDVGQCYRKIKGLNDEKMYRVGSRTARKLFTEDSHDDYRGLPHNSNDVEREGLPQLPSCDDGLAGLSYVDSQEPAEFSQANALDFVDRFLKDNFRDFEQADHRKKTKGKSNSVPIARGPQSFAKKANDRNMLEEAGIFDWDDSREDEGGGDIFCRMKEKFFDTGGQGRRSFTQPRKPKGSGLDDYRGHEEHLDFSNKRMGLAHSDSKLISQRPKVNENTVQEMKLKKNLVSELDERSNDNPCGEQMDANFTKTGVPEMLDAAFDTQMAAEAMEALFHGEGIGGIANHDANDAHQGIEKYAKDPCRGSLVGTGSVIHSKKTSCRKRVSLSDIGVASQKKSKSMSAKLSKELSISLEKHFDNVRKQSGTELARTNSRGNSIAEESHTANGVSFPGTCTPVAHRTRQSLSVNQVKKAENASGDHREETNSLMEVRTLVEKSNSSTAILPSKVLKEKSSMMGFNKSGEVNSTKTSQRKQLAPKLIANNNDSKIDALSHPRRRSHRNLSGQENGYDNLDGALQPSARPKYIGKSVSKRKRSRGDAESPFNSNMKRKTRSGNASIYGKSGDMDGKITSKDLIGAKVDKRFDRNTDASCPSYTGKPNARLEESPREKCKPSASACTTPTPVNCKTSENAASPVCMGDEYFKLSCKGNLSRLSLLKEIRSLSAAGPEPAAVSKDSRKRRDMSAVRVLYSHHLDEDIMKQQKKILARLGVSIASSITDATHFIADQFVRTRNMLEAIASGKPVVTHLWLESCGQASCFIDEKNYILRDAKKEKEFAFSMPLSLARASQHPLLKGRRVLITPNTKPGKEIISNLVKAVQGQAVERTGRSTLKEDYIPEDLLVLSCEEDYAICAPFLEKGAAVYSSELLLNGIVTQRLEYERHRLFADKVKRTRSTIWIRKDDNQFLPVTKHK from the exons ATGATCTTCA gtgAATTGAATGATTCAGAAATGGTTTCGCTTGGGAAGAATGATGGTGAAATTAAACCAATCAAGACGGAGCCAAATATCAATACTCCCGATATCCAGACCCAGGTCCTTGACAGCCAATTTTCACCTCCTTCATTTTCTG tagatgaaaaattCGAAGCTGAGGATGCTGATGAGTTAAAATATCTCCGAAGCACTTTGTCTTTCGACGATACTGTTCCCATTGAAGATGCATTTGAAACCCAAGAAGTGAATCTAGCGGGGGAAACCCAAGTATTGAATATTGGTGGAGAAACCCAAGTGTTGGATGATCCAGATTGTATTGAAGATATGGGCACCCAGATATTAGATGATTTCGATACTCAAGTTGCCAGTGATATTGAAGGTGAAGGAACAGAAGAAACTGAAGTTCTTGGCAACGATGATGAGCAATCTGATGATGAATCAGTAAGAAGTGGCAATGGTCAGTCAGTGGATAGCGAGAAGATTTACACTTCTCTTCACGATAATAGTAATAAGGGATTCGTGGAGCGACTTGATCCTTTACCATATAAAGAGCATAGTGCAG AAACCCATCTTCCAACTGCAACACATGTGGTTGAAGGCAGCCACAAACCAAAAGCTG GACCTCTACGTTCGGGGTTTACTTCAGTGCGTGTAGCATCATTGCGGGCATCTGCTCTGGAAATTCACACTGCTTTAGAGGGAATCAACAAGGGATCCTTTTATGTTTCAAGTAAGAATCGGTCTTGGGAAGTTGGGGAAGAAGTAGCTCAGGATCATGATGTTGGACAATGCTACAGAAAAATAAAGGgattaaatgatgaaaagatgtaTAGGGTTGGTAGTAGAACCGCTAGAAAACTTTTCACTGAGGATTCACATGATGATTACAGAGGACTTCCTCATAACAGCAATGATGTTGAACGAGAAGGGTTACCTCAGTTGCCTTCTTGTGATGATGGATTGGCAGGATTAAGTTATGTGGACTCTCAAGAACCTGCAGAGTTTTCGCAGGCCAATGCACTGGATTTTGTGGACAGGTTCCTGAAAGACAATTTCAGGGACTTTGAACAAGCTGACCATAGAAAGAAAACTAAGGGAAAATCAAATTCCGTCCCAATTGCAAGGGGCCCACAAAGTTTTGCCAAGAAAGCCAATGATAGAAACATGCTTGAAGAAGCAGGGATTTTTGACTGGGATGATAGCCGTGAGGATGAAGGTGGGGGAGATATCTTCTgcagaatgaaagaaaaattctttgatACTGGAGGCCAGGGGAGAAGATCTTTTACCCAACCCCGGAAGCCTAAAGGAAGCGGACTAGATGATTATAGAGGCCATGAAGAGCATTTAGATTTCAGTAATAAAAGAATGGGTTTAGCTCATTCGGATTCAAAATTAATCTCCCAGAGACCAAAAGTGAATGAAAATACAGTGcaagaaatgaaattgaaaaaaaatcttgttaGTGAGTTGGATGAACGGTCTAATGACAATCCCTGTGGAGAACAGATGGATGCTAATTTCACCAAGACAGGTGTGCCAGAAATGTTAGATGCAGCTTTTGATACACAAATGGCTGCTGAAGCTATGGAAGCCTTGTTCCATGGTGAGGGCATCGGGGGCATAGCTAACCATGATGCTAATGATGCCCATCAAGGCATTGAGAAATACGCAAAGGATCCTTGCAGAGGTTCTCTTGTAGGAACAGGCAGTGTAATTCATTCAAAGAAAACCTCTTGTCGTAAGAGGGTAAGCCTTTCTGATATAGGGGTTGCTTCACAAAAGAAATCTAAGAGCATGAGTGCCAAATTAAGTAAAGAATTGTCAATTTCGTTGGAGAAACATTTTGATAATGTCAGGAAGCAGAGTGGAACTGAACTAGCCAGAACAAACTCGAGGGGAAACTCGATTGCTGAAGAGTCCCATACAGCCAATGGGGTTAGCTTCCCTGGTACTTGTACACCTGTTGCTCATCGAACTAGACAGTCATTGAGTGTAAATCAAGTGAAAAAGGCTGAGAATGCATCTGGTGACCATAGGGAAGAGACGAACTCTCTGATGGAGGTACGTACCCTAGTAGAGAAAAGCAATAGTAGTACAGCCATCCTGCCTTCTAAAGTGTTGAAGGAAAAATCATCTATGATGGGTTTTAATAAATCTGGAGAAGTTAACAGCACAAAAACAAGTCAACGTAAGCAATTGGCTCCAAAGTTGATAGCTAATAACAATGATTCTAAAATTGATGCATTGAGCCATCCCAGGAGAAGATCTCATCGAAATTTGTCTGGTCAGGAAAATGGATATGATAACTTAGATGGTGCACTTCAACCATCTGCTCGGCCAAAATACATTGGGAAATCTGTATCCAAGCGCAAAAGGTCAAGGGGTGATGCTGAAAGCCCTTTTAATTCAAACATGAAGAGGAAAACACGATCAGGCAATGCCTCTATCTATGGTAAGTCTGGTGATATGGATGGTAAGATTACATCTAAAGATCTAATTGGGGCAAAGGTCGATAAGCGCTTTGACAGAAATACTGATGCAAGTTGCCCCTCATATACTGGAAAGCCAAATGCTAGGTTGGAAGAATCACCAAGAGAGAAATGTAAACCATCTGCTTCAGCATGTACTACTCCTACTCCAGTTAACTGTAAGACATCTGAGAATGCTGCATCACCTGTTTGTATGGGTGATGAATACTTCAAACTGTCATGCAAGGGGAACCTATCAAGACTTAGCCTTCTGAAAGAAATCCGTAGCTTAAGTGCTGCAGGGCCTGAACCTGCTGCTGTCTCAAAAGATTCAAGGAAGAGGAGAGATATGAGTGCTGTTCGAGTCTTGTACAGCCACCACTTGGATGAGGATATAATGAAGCAGCAGAAGAAG ATTCTGGCTCGACTAGGAGTCTCCATTGCATCTTCTATTACAGATGCCACACACTTCATAGCAGATCAATTTGTGCGAACAAGGAATATGTTGGAGGCTATTGCTTCTGGAAAACCAGTAGTGACACATTTATGGCTTGAGAGCTGTGGACAAGCTAGCTGTTTCATTGATGAGAAAAACTACATATTGAGGGATGCCAAGAAGGAAAAGGAATTTGCCTTTAGCATGCCACTTTCATTGGCACGTGCATCCCAGCATCCACTTCTGAAG GGTCGAAGAGTTTTGATTACCCCAAATACAAAGCCTGGTAAAGAAATCATTTCAAACTTGGTTAAAGCTGTTCAGGGCCAG GCGGTGGAGAGAACTGGCAGATCTACTCTGAAAGAGGATTACATTCCAGAGGATTTGTTGGTTCTATCTTGTGAAGAAGATTATGCAATCTGTGCACCTTTCCTTGAAAAAG GGGCAGCAGTTTACAGTTCAGAGTTGTTATTGAATGGTATAGTCACTCAGAGGTTGGAGTATGAAAG GCATCGCCTCTTTGCAGATAAGGTTAAAAGAACACGTTCTACGATATGGATTAGAAAGGACGACAATCAGTTCCTTCCTGTGACTAAACACAAataa
- the LOC109005938 gene encoding uncharacterized protein LOC109005938 isoform X3, translating into MVSLGKNDGEIKPIKTEPNINTPDIQTQVLDSQFSPPSFSVDEKFEAEDADELKYLRSTLSFDDTVPIEDAFETQEVNLAGETQVLNIGGETQVLDDPDCIEDMGTQILDDFDTQVASDIEGEGTEETEVLGNDDEQSDDESVRSGNGQSVDSEKIYTSLHDNSNKGFVERLDPLPYKEHSAETHLPTATHVVEGSHKPKAGPLRSGFTSVRVASLRASALEIHTALEGINKGSFYVSSKNRSWEVGEEVAQDHDVGQCYRKIKGLNDEKMYRVGSRTARKLFTEDSHDDYRGLPHNSNDVEREGLPQLPSCDDGLAGLSYVDSQEPAEFSQANALDFVDRFLKDNFRDFEQADHRKKTKGKSNSVPIARGPQSFAKKANDRNMLEEAGIFDWDDSREDEGGGDIFCRMKEKFFDTGGQGRRSFTQPRKPKGSGLDDYRGHEEHLDFSNKRMGLAHSDSKLISQRPKVNENTVQEMKLKKNLVSELDERSNDNPCGEQMDANFTKTGVPEMLDAAFDTQMAAEAMEALFHGEGIGGIANHDANDAHQGIEKYAKDPCRGSLVGTGSVIHSKKTSCRKRVSLSDIGVASQKKSKSMSAKLSKELSISLEKHFDNVRKQSGTELARTNSRGNSIAEESHTANGVSFPGTCTPVAHRTRQSLSVNQVKKAENASGDHREETNSLMEVRTLVEKSNSSTAILPSKVLKEKSSMMGFNKSGEVNSTKTSQRKQLAPKLIANNNDSKIDALSHPRRRSHRNLSGQENGYDNLDGALQPSARPKYIGKSVSKRKRSRGDAESPFNSNMKRKTRSGNASIYGKSGDMDGKITSKDLIGAKVDKRFDRNTDASCPSYTGKPNARLEESPREKCKPSASACTTPTPVNCKTSENAASPVCMGDEYFKLSCKGNLSRLSLLKEIRSLSAAGPEPAAVSKDSRKRRDMSAVRVLYSHHLDEDIMKQQKKILARLGVSIASSITDATHFIADQFVRTRNMLEAIASGKPVVTHLWLESCGQASCFIDEKNYILRDAKKEKEFAFSMPLSLARASQHPLLKGRRVLITPNTKPGKEIISNLVKAVQGQAVERTGRSTLKEDYIPEDLLVLSCEEDYAICAPFLEKGAAVYSSELLLNGIVTQRLEYERHRLFADKVKRTRSTIWIRKDDNQFLPVTKHK; encoded by the exons ATGGTTTCGCTTGGGAAGAATGATGGTGAAATTAAACCAATCAAGACGGAGCCAAATATCAATACTCCCGATATCCAGACCCAGGTCCTTGACAGCCAATTTTCACCTCCTTCATTTTCTG tagatgaaaaattCGAAGCTGAGGATGCTGATGAGTTAAAATATCTCCGAAGCACTTTGTCTTTCGACGATACTGTTCCCATTGAAGATGCATTTGAAACCCAAGAAGTGAATCTAGCGGGGGAAACCCAAGTATTGAATATTGGTGGAGAAACCCAAGTGTTGGATGATCCAGATTGTATTGAAGATATGGGCACCCAGATATTAGATGATTTCGATACTCAAGTTGCCAGTGATATTGAAGGTGAAGGAACAGAAGAAACTGAAGTTCTTGGCAACGATGATGAGCAATCTGATGATGAATCAGTAAGAAGTGGCAATGGTCAGTCAGTGGATAGCGAGAAGATTTACACTTCTCTTCACGATAATAGTAATAAGGGATTCGTGGAGCGACTTGATCCTTTACCATATAAAGAGCATAGTGCAG AAACCCATCTTCCAACTGCAACACATGTGGTTGAAGGCAGCCACAAACCAAAAGCTG GACCTCTACGTTCGGGGTTTACTTCAGTGCGTGTAGCATCATTGCGGGCATCTGCTCTGGAAATTCACACTGCTTTAGAGGGAATCAACAAGGGATCCTTTTATGTTTCAAGTAAGAATCGGTCTTGGGAAGTTGGGGAAGAAGTAGCTCAGGATCATGATGTTGGACAATGCTACAGAAAAATAAAGGgattaaatgatgaaaagatgtaTAGGGTTGGTAGTAGAACCGCTAGAAAACTTTTCACTGAGGATTCACATGATGATTACAGAGGACTTCCTCATAACAGCAATGATGTTGAACGAGAAGGGTTACCTCAGTTGCCTTCTTGTGATGATGGATTGGCAGGATTAAGTTATGTGGACTCTCAAGAACCTGCAGAGTTTTCGCAGGCCAATGCACTGGATTTTGTGGACAGGTTCCTGAAAGACAATTTCAGGGACTTTGAACAAGCTGACCATAGAAAGAAAACTAAGGGAAAATCAAATTCCGTCCCAATTGCAAGGGGCCCACAAAGTTTTGCCAAGAAAGCCAATGATAGAAACATGCTTGAAGAAGCAGGGATTTTTGACTGGGATGATAGCCGTGAGGATGAAGGTGGGGGAGATATCTTCTgcagaatgaaagaaaaattctttgatACTGGAGGCCAGGGGAGAAGATCTTTTACCCAACCCCGGAAGCCTAAAGGAAGCGGACTAGATGATTATAGAGGCCATGAAGAGCATTTAGATTTCAGTAATAAAAGAATGGGTTTAGCTCATTCGGATTCAAAATTAATCTCCCAGAGACCAAAAGTGAATGAAAATACAGTGcaagaaatgaaattgaaaaaaaatcttgttaGTGAGTTGGATGAACGGTCTAATGACAATCCCTGTGGAGAACAGATGGATGCTAATTTCACCAAGACAGGTGTGCCAGAAATGTTAGATGCAGCTTTTGATACACAAATGGCTGCTGAAGCTATGGAAGCCTTGTTCCATGGTGAGGGCATCGGGGGCATAGCTAACCATGATGCTAATGATGCCCATCAAGGCATTGAGAAATACGCAAAGGATCCTTGCAGAGGTTCTCTTGTAGGAACAGGCAGTGTAATTCATTCAAAGAAAACCTCTTGTCGTAAGAGGGTAAGCCTTTCTGATATAGGGGTTGCTTCACAAAAGAAATCTAAGAGCATGAGTGCCAAATTAAGTAAAGAATTGTCAATTTCGTTGGAGAAACATTTTGATAATGTCAGGAAGCAGAGTGGAACTGAACTAGCCAGAACAAACTCGAGGGGAAACTCGATTGCTGAAGAGTCCCATACAGCCAATGGGGTTAGCTTCCCTGGTACTTGTACACCTGTTGCTCATCGAACTAGACAGTCATTGAGTGTAAATCAAGTGAAAAAGGCTGAGAATGCATCTGGTGACCATAGGGAAGAGACGAACTCTCTGATGGAGGTACGTACCCTAGTAGAGAAAAGCAATAGTAGTACAGCCATCCTGCCTTCTAAAGTGTTGAAGGAAAAATCATCTATGATGGGTTTTAATAAATCTGGAGAAGTTAACAGCACAAAAACAAGTCAACGTAAGCAATTGGCTCCAAAGTTGATAGCTAATAACAATGATTCTAAAATTGATGCATTGAGCCATCCCAGGAGAAGATCTCATCGAAATTTGTCTGGTCAGGAAAATGGATATGATAACTTAGATGGTGCACTTCAACCATCTGCTCGGCCAAAATACATTGGGAAATCTGTATCCAAGCGCAAAAGGTCAAGGGGTGATGCTGAAAGCCCTTTTAATTCAAACATGAAGAGGAAAACACGATCAGGCAATGCCTCTATCTATGGTAAGTCTGGTGATATGGATGGTAAGATTACATCTAAAGATCTAATTGGGGCAAAGGTCGATAAGCGCTTTGACAGAAATACTGATGCAAGTTGCCCCTCATATACTGGAAAGCCAAATGCTAGGTTGGAAGAATCACCAAGAGAGAAATGTAAACCATCTGCTTCAGCATGTACTACTCCTACTCCAGTTAACTGTAAGACATCTGAGAATGCTGCATCACCTGTTTGTATGGGTGATGAATACTTCAAACTGTCATGCAAGGGGAACCTATCAAGACTTAGCCTTCTGAAAGAAATCCGTAGCTTAAGTGCTGCAGGGCCTGAACCTGCTGCTGTCTCAAAAGATTCAAGGAAGAGGAGAGATATGAGTGCTGTTCGAGTCTTGTACAGCCACCACTTGGATGAGGATATAATGAAGCAGCAGAAGAAG ATTCTGGCTCGACTAGGAGTCTCCATTGCATCTTCTATTACAGATGCCACACACTTCATAGCAGATCAATTTGTGCGAACAAGGAATATGTTGGAGGCTATTGCTTCTGGAAAACCAGTAGTGACACATTTATGGCTTGAGAGCTGTGGACAAGCTAGCTGTTTCATTGATGAGAAAAACTACATATTGAGGGATGCCAAGAAGGAAAAGGAATTTGCCTTTAGCATGCCACTTTCATTGGCACGTGCATCCCAGCATCCACTTCTGAAG GGTCGAAGAGTTTTGATTACCCCAAATACAAAGCCTGGTAAAGAAATCATTTCAAACTTGGTTAAAGCTGTTCAGGGCCAG GCGGTGGAGAGAACTGGCAGATCTACTCTGAAAGAGGATTACATTCCAGAGGATTTGTTGGTTCTATCTTGTGAAGAAGATTATGCAATCTGTGCACCTTTCCTTGAAAAAG GGGCAGCAGTTTACAGTTCAGAGTTGTTATTGAATGGTATAGTCACTCAGAGGTTGGAGTATGAAAG GCATCGCCTCTTTGCAGATAAGGTTAAAAGAACACGTTCTACGATATGGATTAGAAAGGACGACAATCAGTTCCTTCCTGTGACTAAACACAAataa